One genomic region from Lysobacterales bacterium encodes:
- a CDS encoding universal stress protein yields MRILVAVDGSHFGEAALAHALELNGRLSKPAAITLIHVALSAPPRAASAVGGEILHSYYQQEHDAALAKAREMLAAAQLQATEVTCVGAPGRQIAEHANAGAFDLVVMGSHGHGALTGLLLGSTVSAVLSLTKVPLLIVR; encoded by the coding sequence ATGCGAATTCTCGTCGCCGTCGACGGCAGCCACTTCGGTGAGGCCGCGCTTGCACACGCGCTGGAACTCAATGGGCGGCTCAGCAAGCCCGCCGCGATCACCCTGATTCACGTTGCGCTGTCGGCGCCGCCGCGCGCGGCGAGCGCGGTGGGCGGCGAGATTCTGCACAGCTACTACCAGCAGGAGCACGACGCAGCGCTGGCGAAAGCGCGAGAGATGCTTGCGGCCGCGCAGCTGCAGGCCACCGAAGTCACCTGCGTCGGTGCGCCTGGCCGGCAGATCGCCGAGCACGCCAACGCCGGGGCATTCGACCTGGTGGTGATGGGCTCGCACGGCCACGGCGCGCTGACCGGCCTGCTGCTCGGCAGTACGGTCAGCGCCGTGCTCTCACTCACCAAGGTGCCGCTGTTGATCGTGCGCTGA
- a CDS encoding AbgT family transporter yields MSTTPPNASPAAAATRRGVLDWIEWLGNKLPEPALLFALLALVVVLLSFAGSQLQWSVQPVKPVLQMQEIVQADGSTVSQPVLDASGRPELDLVASGAPIEPRSLLTADGVYWMLSSALRNFALMPALPLIFVAMLGIGLAEKFGFFSALMRAMAMLTPKRLLTPAVVMLGATASVASDAGYIILPPLAAALYLAVGRHPVAGMAAAFAGVAGGFGAGFFPNGSDAVLTGFAQDAARVIDPDYSVSMLHNYFFKVVSVFAVMAAGWFVTDAIVEPRLERQHAGDKRSAPDDTASSMALTPLESRGLKMALASMVLGLGLLATAVLVPGMPLYGYGQPSLPNARALTETSIAVQPEGSAAASGATVLTDSPLVITAEGAPRLRESPGPRWSHVIVPAIVILFLMAGIAYGLSTGALRGQQDLADALNHGVKSIVPVLVMLFFLAQFSAYLNYSGLDRMLAYAGGSFLFEADLPIWGLVIAFVLVVVFGDFAMSGMLSKFGVLAPIFIPMFMIVGMSPELTTAAYRIGDSVVNIVTPLNSYLLIILAVFQKYRASAGLGTLIALMVPYSIVIGLVWTAMLVAWVLIGAPLGPDSPLYYVPGG; encoded by the coding sequence ATGAGCACAACGCCCCCCAACGCTTCGCCCGCTGCCGCCGCCACGCGCCGCGGAGTCCTCGATTGGATCGAATGGCTCGGCAACAAGCTCCCGGAGCCGGCGCTGCTGTTCGCCTTGCTTGCCCTGGTGGTCGTCCTGCTGTCCTTTGCGGGTTCGCAGCTGCAGTGGAGCGTGCAGCCGGTGAAACCCGTGCTGCAGATGCAGGAGATTGTCCAAGCGGATGGAAGCACCGTGAGCCAGCCGGTGCTGGATGCCAGCGGTCGTCCCGAGCTGGATCTCGTTGCAAGCGGTGCACCCATTGAGCCGCGCTCGCTGCTCACGGCCGATGGCGTGTACTGGATGCTGTCCTCGGCGCTGCGCAACTTCGCGCTGATGCCGGCGCTGCCCCTGATCTTTGTGGCCATGCTGGGCATTGGCCTTGCGGAGAAGTTCGGCTTCTTCTCCGCGCTGATGCGCGCTATGGCGATGCTGACGCCGAAGCGCCTGCTGACGCCTGCCGTGGTGATGCTGGGCGCCACCGCGTCGGTGGCCTCTGACGCCGGCTACATCATTCTTCCGCCGCTGGCCGCTGCGCTCTACCTCGCGGTCGGGCGACATCCGGTCGCCGGCATGGCTGCAGCCTTCGCCGGCGTGGCCGGCGGCTTTGGTGCGGGCTTCTTCCCGAACGGAAGCGACGCCGTGCTGACGGGCTTCGCCCAGGACGCCGCGCGGGTCATCGATCCCGACTATTCGGTGTCGATGCTGCACAACTACTTCTTCAAGGTCGTCTCGGTGTTCGCGGTGATGGCGGCGGGCTGGTTCGTCACCGACGCCATCGTTGAGCCGCGCCTTGAGCGACAGCACGCCGGCGACAAGCGCAGCGCCCCGGACGACACCGCCAGCTCGATGGCGCTCACCCCGCTGGAATCGCGTGGTCTGAAGATGGCGCTCGCCAGCATGGTCCTGGGGCTGGGCCTGCTGGCCACCGCTGTGCTGGTGCCCGGCATGCCTCTGTACGGCTACGGCCAACCCAGCCTGCCGAATGCTCGCGCGCTGACCGAAACGAGCATCGCAGTGCAGCCGGAGGGCAGCGCGGCGGCGAGCGGCGCGACCGTTCTGACGGACTCGCCGCTGGTGATTACCGCCGAGGGCGCACCGCGTCTGCGCGAGTCGCCGGGCCCGCGCTGGTCGCACGTGATCGTGCCCGCGATCGTCATCCTGTTCCTAATGGCGGGCATCGCGTATGGCCTCAGCACGGGTGCCTTGCGGGGTCAGCAGGACCTGGCTGATGCACTGAATCACGGCGTCAAAAGCATCGTGCCGGTGCTGGTGATGCTGTTCTTCCTGGCCCAGTTCAGCGCGTATCTGAATTACAGCGGCCTTGATCGCATGCTCGCCTACGCCGGCGGCAGCTTTCTGTTCGAGGCCGACCTGCCGATCTGGGGCCTGGTGATCGCCTTCGTGCTGGTGGTGGTCTTCGGCGACTTCGCGATGAGCGGCATGCTCAGCAAGTTCGGCGTGCTGGCGCCGATCTTCATCCCGATGTTCATGATCGTGGGCATGAGCCCGGAGCTGACCACAGCGGCCTACCGCATCGGTGATTCCGTGGTCAACATCGTTACTCCGTTGAACTCCTACCTGCTGATCATCCTCGCGGTCTTCCAGAAGTACCGCGCCAGCGCCGGGCTGGGAACCCTGATCGCCCTGATGGTCCCGTACTCGATCGTGATCGGTCTGGTGTGGACCGCCATGCTGGTGGCATGGGTGCTGATCGGTGCGCCCCTGGGCCCGGACTCGCCTTTGTACTACGTGCCCGGCGGGTGA